Genomic window (Deltaproteobacteria bacterium):
GCATGACATCGTCCGTCGGATCATAGACGGCGATGCTCGGCAGCTGGATGCCATTAAACGTGTTGGTCTTGACCATGGAATAGTGGGCCATGTCCGTGAACACCAACCTGTCGCCGGGGACAAGCGGCCGGTCGAAGGAATATTCGCCGGCCACGTCCCCGGCCAGGCAGGACAGACCGCCCAGGCGGCAGGTCCAGGCTTTTTCGCCGGGCAGGCCGGAGCCGACGATGTGCGGCCGGTACGGCATTTCCAGGACGTCGGGCATGTGCGCGGGCACGGACGCGTCCAAAATAACGATGGGCATGTCGGCGCTCGTCACGTCGAGAACCGTCGCGA
Coding sequences:
- a CDS encoding carboxynorspermidine decarboxylase; this translates as YVNFGGGHHITRPDYDVDLLCRLISDFKARHGVQVYLEPGEAVALNTGYLVATVLDVTSADMPIVILDASVPAHMPDVLEMPYRPHIVGSGLPGEKAWTCRLGGLSCLAGDVAGEYSFDRPLVPGDRLVFTDMAHYSMVKTNTFNGIQLPSIAVYDPTDDVMRVVKTFGYADFKGRLS